AATACCAAAACGTGAAAAAATCAGGTTTAAAGACTTCCAAACTCCGTGTTCATACTCTGTATATACATGGAATTGGTGTTTGTCTTCTTAACAAAGAATTATATGATACATTAAATCTATTGATCAGCTGCAACtccagttttttttcttttaatacgtATTTGTTCTCTCTTTCTTTATGCCAATCTTTTTACTCTTTCTTTGTATAGAGACTGAAAAAAATAAAACCAGAGATTTTGGGCAAGATACATCATCTTCTTGTTTAGCTTTTCTACGAGATGCCCAATTCCGTCTTCTTCaatcacaaaaagaaaataattaagaactaaaaaATAATCCAACAACATAAAAGTTCAAGTTCTGATTTGAGTGTATGTTCACCAGAATTattgttttaatttaatttaaaacaaaTGGATGATTAGGATTCTTCACATCCTTTAAATCAACCTCTAAAATCAGAGGATGGCTTTGAGGATGTCTTGAAGACGACCTTCCACCTCATCTCACATTTACTCCCCACAATTCCGTTGGAGAAGTATTTTTTTGCTAAAAAGTGGAAAAATCGTTGGTGGCTAAATAAATAGGAAGTTgagttggagatgctctaaacatAAGTGGGGCTGattgtgattttttattttttttttctttttcttttattttgggtGATAGAAAGACAGGATTACATTAATGTAAAAAGCAACTACCAAAGGTcttaaaaaaaagcaaaaaatttCCTAAGAAAATTGAGCAAAAACTGTACATCCTAATTGAAGATTGAACTTGCAAAATTCGGATGCACCCTATTGTAAGCAGCGGCTGCCTAAGCTAGGATTAAGCTTCCAATTTACTCAATCTTAAAATTATACTGTTGCGGGTCCCAATAACTGCCGCATCTTTTGGATCCCATATAATTTTTCCTGAACTCGAAAAGTAAGAATGAGACCAGGTTTGAAGCAACCCCTTCATCGAACTATGAAAAGCTCATGCTCTTTTGCCATAATAACAAGGACCAAACTCTCGGCGAGCTGTGAAGAAAGATGCATGATGAATTGGTGATTCATTTTTTCTCATCCCACCGCGTGTCATATGGCATTCACCATTGAAATCTGATCATAACAACAAACCTAAAAtaatcaaaaattaaataaaaagacaCAGTAcaatgatttttatgagcaaatGGTTCTGCAGAATCTGCACGGACCGCCAAAAAATCTTATTAAACCGCCCCCTTACGCGAGGGTGAAACCGCCTTCCTTGGATTTCACAGGGATCAGATTTTGACCATCAGTAGACAGTTTTTATATAGTTCGTGGGGTGGTTCGCTAAGAATTACGTGAGCTCATGGACTATAAAATACAGAGTCACTCCAGAAAATCGATTCCGACGTAAAGGtatggttttttcctttttttttttttttttaatatcttcTTGTTTTTCGTACTTGTTGTCTGTAAttttgttcttttctttcttgaaaatgaaacttaaaactttgtagcttcgtAACTTAATTCTAGGGTTTTGTAACAAAATGGGGTTTCTTGGATTTTTACCAATTGATGAgttttatatatatgattgaATGCCACAATGAATTCctgaaaaaaaacaacaaatcatgTCATGATAATGGAAGTTCTCCAGGATTTATAATGCCATTTTCATATATAATTGTTCATGGTTGATGCTTGTATGATTTTGCGGCAGTTTTAACTTTATAGTGAATTTCAAGAGTGTTGATTTTTGTGTTGATCTTAGTATGTGTTTGTTTAAACGTTGAACATGAATAGCTGTTTACTAACTTTGGTTTACTTTTTAGAAACTACTACGAACACAATATGGGTGTGGGAGAGGATAGGATTAGTAAACTTCCTGATCCATTTGTTCATCATatactctcatttcttccaactaAATGCGCAGTTTCCACTACCATTTTATCGAAAAGATGGGAGAATGTCTGGGTATCTATTCCGGTTCTTGATTTTCTCGACATGGGACCTCGTAGAATCATTTTAACAGGGGGGAGAGCTTATGATGAACAAGCCACTATGTTGGAGACGTATAAGTTCATGGATTTTATGGATAGAGTATTGATTCAACGCAATATGTTAAACATAAAGAAGTTTTGTCTTAACTGTGAAAATGGGTATTTCGATCGTAAGCGGGTGAATTCATGGATCACGACGGCAATGAAATGTGAAGTTGAAGAGTTCATTCTTTTTGGGTGAGACGGATACCTAAGCGATGACAAGATGATTCCTGATTCCCTTTTCACTTGTGAATCGCTTAACTATGTTAGCGCTTCGGTTTAGAGAACAATATTGGCTGGAGCTTCCGGACTCAATTTCTCTTCCAAGACTTAAGATCTTTCGGCTTACAGAGATTATATTTGATGATGAGAAATTGGCAAGGAAGCTCTTTTCTAGTTGCCCAGTACTTGAAGAATTGTATTTGACCAATTGTGGCTGGGAGAATTTTGATTTCATAAGTTTTTCAGCTCCTGCATTGAAGTTCTTCACTCTAACTGGTGGTGGGATTAGTAGAATGGAATATGCCAGGATCAAAGATTGATGCCCCATTACTGTGATTGGCTGCCGGAAGATTTTGTTGTGGATAGTTTTCCATTACTACATGACGCAGATATATGCTTTGAAGGTGACATAGAGAACAGATCTGGTCCTTTATCTAAGTTTATAGAGAAATTCTGCTATGTAAAGCTCTTAAAAATCTCAGGTGCTTACCTTAAGGTATGTTTGCTTACCTTTTAGTGTTTCTTTCTTAGAACCTTGGCAGTTCAATTGTTCTATATATCTCTTGATTTTTCTTTCCAAAATGTCTCGTACGATACCATAAGTTCTGCTCATACCCCTCTGGCAAAGCTTGAACCTGACAAATGCAAATTTACTCTACAATCAATAGGATGTATAATTGTTAACACTTtagtatctttttttttgtatgccTTGTTATTAGATTCTCAAGCGCGCAAAGGTTCTGTCTACAAGCTCCCCTACCTTTGGTAATTTGATCTGATTGGAAGTGTATGATATTCAAATGAAAACACTACTCAACTTTCTAGAGCTCTCTCCAAATTTGGAATCGCTCATCATTGATAAGGTATATTACACTTCTCAAATATGTTTGTTATTCTTGTTGCTTTTAATTGAGCAACGAAAAGAAGCTAACCAATTTACATCAGTTCCTACTTCATTCCCATGTTGATTTTCATCATATTTATCTGAAACATTGGTTGTAGGTCAATTGTACTGGCTACGGCAGCGGGAACGTTTCAACATTTAAGGTAGTACCTCATTGTTTGGTGGTAAGCCTCAAGTCTATTGAGATTCGAAAGTTCACTGGGGACATGGAGATGGCGAAATATGTTTTAAAGCATGGAAGAGTTCTTCAAAAGGTCATTATTGAAACTTATTGTTCTGTGGATCCTACGGATCGGCGCTACAACAAGAAGGGCTATAACAAGAAGAATATGGAagccaagtgggttgaagcttaAATAAGAGTCTTACGACCATCTTAAGACAAACTCCGTGGGCTTCACCCGGTTGTGTCATTAAGTTTTTAAGCTCCTAAAtgctgttttttctttttcttgtcaaACCATGGAACATGTTGCTAGGTTAGGCTTTAGATTTTTGGGGCAAGTAAGCTGGGAAGTGAACTAGGTTGCCCTTTTGTGCACTGGAACTGTGTAGCATCACTTCTATGGTTCAGCTAACTTCAGCTTCTTTAAAGTGGCAAGTCCAGGAGAGATCAATATAATACCTGGGAACCTTATTTCAGAATTTTGAACAGTTCTTGCCTTTTAAAGTAGCAGGATTTTGAGTGTATTAGTGGATAGTTTTCAAATTTCTTGAAGCTCGGTTTAttcattggtttttttttttttacactttTATTTCTTGGAAGTTGTTTGGAATATGGGGTAGCACCTTTTTATATAGCATGTCGTTtctaaaagaaattttttttgctCTGAAAAATTacttaagttcttatttgagttatTAAGATTTAAGATTTTAAAGAaggacaacaacaaaaagaaagagaggagaaaaaaaaaataggtttacctaaaataaataaaaaaactatgagtatgaagaagaaggtgggaaaTATCATGAAGAATATGATATAGAAGGTCCAATAACTATTAGTGCATTC
This portion of the Papaver somniferum cultivar HN1 chromosome 11, ASM357369v1, whole genome shotgun sequence genome encodes:
- the LOC113322329 gene encoding F-box/LRR-repeat protein At3g59200-like, producing the protein MGVGEDRISKLPDPFVHHILSFLPTKCAVSTTILSKRWENVWVSIPVLDFLDMGPRRIILTGGRAYDEQATMLETYKFMDFMDRVLIQRNMLNIKKFCLNCENGYFDRKRVNSWITTAMKCEVEEFILFGEQYWLELPDSISLPRLKIFRLTEIIFDDEKLARKLFSSCPVLEELYLTNCGWENFDFISFSAPALKFFTLTGGGISRMEYARIKD